A genome region from Triplophysa rosa linkage group LG24, Trosa_1v2, whole genome shotgun sequence includes the following:
- the LOC130547803 gene encoding uncharacterized protein LOC130547803 isoform X2, which yields MSMALFSAISEIFKDLLHEDFSTFILKYTILIQLCNIPLYYSNNSRCCTSQKSSLSTNNPLSHPILITDALSITMVLFIPVLVLLWAFCPLTTAGRLRTLHLEYPSTAMNFTEARNVCQSKYTDLLTDYNEQINKELVEELLEITHWEVHSVKWSDGAAVTVFKLTGNCVSDCCAAMKADKEWESVQCNKTKPFMCFDKGSTEYKLIEESKSWNEAQRFCRQNHTDLVSIRNESDNEEVKKQSSTENFWIGLQHSKINKSFTNFANQSFCIYHEGKWIRSISEVHAVCYKSLIHMSTHEMSWEGAVDYCNASGLLRIESKDDQIETEKELRKKNISEPVWIGLRQSRLFGFWMWVNGLHVGPWTNWKGGRQPEHQISHHCDVMEKVDGTFRWTDKDCRYRFRVVCEIR from the exons TATTCAAACAACAGCAGATGCTGCACATCTCAAAAATCATCTCTGTCCACCAATAATCCACTATCACATCCGATTCTAATAACAGACGCACTGAGCATTACTATGGTACTATTTATACCCGTGCTTGTACTACTCTGGG CTTTTTGTCCTTTAACTACTGCAGGCCGACTACGAACGCTGCACTTAGAATATCCAAGTACTGCAATGAATTTCACTGAAGCTCGAAACGTATGCCAGAGTAAATACACTGACCTTCTCACGGATTATAATGAGCAAATCAATAAGGAACTAGTTGAAGAGCTGTTAGAAATAACTCATTGGGAAGTCCACAGTGTGAAATGGTCGGATGGTGCTGCTGTCACAGTTTTCAAGTTAACGGGAAATTGTGTCAGTGATTGCTGTGCTGCTATGAAAGCTGATAAAGAGTGGGAATCTGTTCAATGTAATAAAACGAAACCCTTCATGTGTTTTGATAAAG GCTCTACAGAATACAAGTTAATTGAGGAGAGCAAATCCTGGAATGAAGCTCAGAGGTTCTGCAGACAAAATCACACTGATTTAGTCAGTATCAGAAATGAGAGTGATAATGAGGAGGTTAAAAAGCAATCCTCTACGGAAAATTTCTGGATTGGTCTACAGCACAGCAAGATCAACAAGTCTTTTACAAACTTTGCCAATCAGAGTTTTTGCATTTATCACGAAGGAAAGTGGATTCGAAGTATATCTGAGGTCCATGCTGTATGCTACA AAAGTCTCATTCACATGAGCACTCATGAAATGTCCTGGGAAGGCGCTGTGGATTACTGCAATGCTTCTGGTCTACTGCGCATCGAGTCCAAAGACGATCAGATAGAAACAGAGAAAGAATTACGAAAAAAGAATATTTCTGAACCGGTGTGGATCGGACTTCGACAGAGTCGACTTTTTGGTTTCTGGATGTGGGTGAATGGACTTCACGTGGGACCCTGGACTAACTGGAAAGGAGGACGTCAGCCAGAACATCAGATCTCTCATCACTGTGACGTCATGGAGAAGGTGGACGGCACATTCAGGTGGACTGATAAAGACTGCAGATACAGGTTTAGAGTTGTATGTGAGATACGCTAA
- the LOC130547803 gene encoding uncharacterized protein LOC130547803 isoform X1, protein MSMALFSAISEIFKDLLHEDFSTFILKYTILIQLCNIPLYYSNNSRCCTSQKSSLSTNNPLSHPILITDALSITMVLFIPVLVLLWAFCPLTTAGRLRTLHLEYPSTAMNFTEARNVCQSKYTDLLTDYNEQINKELVEELLEITHWEVHSVKWSDGAAVTVFKLTGNCVSDCCAAMKADKEWESVQCNKTKPFMCFDKGSTEYKLIEESKSWNEAQRFCRQNHTDLVSIRNESDNEEVKKQSSTENFWIGLQHSKINKSFTNFANQSFCIYHEGKWIRSISEVHAVCYIDSFVSLSESLIHMSTHEMSWEGAVDYCNASGLLRIESKDDQIETEKELRKKNISEPVWIGLRQSRLFGFWMWVNGLHVGPWTNWKGGRQPEHQISHHCDVMEKVDGTFRWTDKDCRYRFRVVCEIR, encoded by the exons TATTCAAACAACAGCAGATGCTGCACATCTCAAAAATCATCTCTGTCCACCAATAATCCACTATCACATCCGATTCTAATAACAGACGCACTGAGCATTACTATGGTACTATTTATACCCGTGCTTGTACTACTCTGGG CTTTTTGTCCTTTAACTACTGCAGGCCGACTACGAACGCTGCACTTAGAATATCCAAGTACTGCAATGAATTTCACTGAAGCTCGAAACGTATGCCAGAGTAAATACACTGACCTTCTCACGGATTATAATGAGCAAATCAATAAGGAACTAGTTGAAGAGCTGTTAGAAATAACTCATTGGGAAGTCCACAGTGTGAAATGGTCGGATGGTGCTGCTGTCACAGTTTTCAAGTTAACGGGAAATTGTGTCAGTGATTGCTGTGCTGCTATGAAAGCTGATAAAGAGTGGGAATCTGTTCAATGTAATAAAACGAAACCCTTCATGTGTTTTGATAAAG GCTCTACAGAATACAAGTTAATTGAGGAGAGCAAATCCTGGAATGAAGCTCAGAGGTTCTGCAGACAAAATCACACTGATTTAGTCAGTATCAGAAATGAGAGTGATAATGAGGAGGTTAAAAAGCAATCCTCTACGGAAAATTTCTGGATTGGTCTACAGCACAGCAAGATCAACAAGTCTTTTACAAACTTTGCCAATCAGAGTTTTTGCATTTATCACGAAGGAAAGTGGATTCGAAGTATATCTGAGGTCCATGCTGTATGCTACA TAGATTCGTTTGTGTCTTTGTCAGAAAGTCTCATTCACATGAGCACTCATGAAATGTCCTGGGAAGGCGCTGTGGATTACTGCAATGCTTCTGGTCTACTGCGCATCGAGTCCAAAGACGATCAGATAGAAACAGAGAAAGAATTACGAAAAAAGAATATTTCTGAACCGGTGTGGATCGGACTTCGACAGAGTCGACTTTTTGGTTTCTGGATGTGGGTGAATGGACTTCACGTGGGACCCTGGACTAACTGGAAAGGAGGACGTCAGCCAGAACATCAGATCTCTCATCACTGTGACGTCATGGAGAAGGTGGACGGCACATTCAGGTGGACTGATAAAGACTGCAGATACAGGTTTAGAGTTGTATGTGAGATACGCTAA
- the LOC130547803 gene encoding asialoglycoprotein receptor 1-like isoform X4, with translation MNFTEARNVCQSKYTDLLTDYNEQINKELVEELLEITHWEVHSVKWSDGAAVTVFKLTGNCVSDCCAAMKADKEWESVQCNKTKPFMCFDKGSTEYKLIEESKSWNEAQRFCRQNHTDLVSIRNESDNEEVKKQSSTENFWIGLQHSKINKSFTNFANQSFCIYHEGKWIRSISEVHAVCYIDSFVSLSESLIHMSTHEMSWEGAVDYCNASGLLRIESKDDQIETEKELRKKNISEPVWIGLRQSRLFGFWMWVNGLHVGPWTNWKGGRQPEHQISHHCDVMEKVDGTFRWTDKDCRYRFRVVCEIR, from the exons ATGAATTTCACTGAAGCTCGAAACGTATGCCAGAGTAAATACACTGACCTTCTCACGGATTATAATGAGCAAATCAATAAGGAACTAGTTGAAGAGCTGTTAGAAATAACTCATTGGGAAGTCCACAGTGTGAAATGGTCGGATGGTGCTGCTGTCACAGTTTTCAAGTTAACGGGAAATTGTGTCAGTGATTGCTGTGCTGCTATGAAAGCTGATAAAGAGTGGGAATCTGTTCAATGTAATAAAACGAAACCCTTCATGTGTTTTGATAAAG GCTCTACAGAATACAAGTTAATTGAGGAGAGCAAATCCTGGAATGAAGCTCAGAGGTTCTGCAGACAAAATCACACTGATTTAGTCAGTATCAGAAATGAGAGTGATAATGAGGAGGTTAAAAAGCAATCCTCTACGGAAAATTTCTGGATTGGTCTACAGCACAGCAAGATCAACAAGTCTTTTACAAACTTTGCCAATCAGAGTTTTTGCATTTATCACGAAGGAAAGTGGATTCGAAGTATATCTGAGGTCCATGCTGTATGCTACA TAGATTCGTTTGTGTCTTTGTCAGAAAGTCTCATTCACATGAGCACTCATGAAATGTCCTGGGAAGGCGCTGTGGATTACTGCAATGCTTCTGGTCTACTGCGCATCGAGTCCAAAGACGATCAGATAGAAACAGAGAAAGAATTACGAAAAAAGAATATTTCTGAACCGGTGTGGATCGGACTTCGACAGAGTCGACTTTTTGGTTTCTGGATGTGGGTGAATGGACTTCACGTGGGACCCTGGACTAACTGGAAAGGAGGACGTCAGCCAGAACATCAGATCTCTCATCACTGTGACGTCATGGAGAAGGTGGACGGCACATTCAGGTGGACTGATAAAGACTGCAGATACAGGTTTAGAGTTGTATGTGAGATACGCTAA
- the LOC130547803 gene encoding secretory phospholipase A2 receptor-like isoform X3: MVLFIPVLVLLWAFCPLTTAGRLRTLHLEYPSTAMNFTEARNVCQSKYTDLLTDYNEQINKELVEELLEITHWEVHSVKWSDGAAVTVFKLTGNCVSDCCAAMKADKEWESVQCNKTKPFMCFDKGSTEYKLIEESKSWNEAQRFCRQNHTDLVSIRNESDNEEVKKQSSTENFWIGLQHSKINKSFTNFANQSFCIYHEGKWIRSISEVHAVCYIDSFVSLSESLIHMSTHEMSWEGAVDYCNASGLLRIESKDDQIETEKELRKKNISEPVWIGLRQSRLFGFWMWVNGLHVGPWTNWKGGRQPEHQISHHCDVMEKVDGTFRWTDKDCRYRFRVVCEIR; this comes from the exons ATGGTACTATTTATACCCGTGCTTGTACTACTCTGGG CTTTTTGTCCTTTAACTACTGCAGGCCGACTACGAACGCTGCACTTAGAATATCCAAGTACTGCAATGAATTTCACTGAAGCTCGAAACGTATGCCAGAGTAAATACACTGACCTTCTCACGGATTATAATGAGCAAATCAATAAGGAACTAGTTGAAGAGCTGTTAGAAATAACTCATTGGGAAGTCCACAGTGTGAAATGGTCGGATGGTGCTGCTGTCACAGTTTTCAAGTTAACGGGAAATTGTGTCAGTGATTGCTGTGCTGCTATGAAAGCTGATAAAGAGTGGGAATCTGTTCAATGTAATAAAACGAAACCCTTCATGTGTTTTGATAAAG GCTCTACAGAATACAAGTTAATTGAGGAGAGCAAATCCTGGAATGAAGCTCAGAGGTTCTGCAGACAAAATCACACTGATTTAGTCAGTATCAGAAATGAGAGTGATAATGAGGAGGTTAAAAAGCAATCCTCTACGGAAAATTTCTGGATTGGTCTACAGCACAGCAAGATCAACAAGTCTTTTACAAACTTTGCCAATCAGAGTTTTTGCATTTATCACGAAGGAAAGTGGATTCGAAGTATATCTGAGGTCCATGCTGTATGCTACA TAGATTCGTTTGTGTCTTTGTCAGAAAGTCTCATTCACATGAGCACTCATGAAATGTCCTGGGAAGGCGCTGTGGATTACTGCAATGCTTCTGGTCTACTGCGCATCGAGTCCAAAGACGATCAGATAGAAACAGAGAAAGAATTACGAAAAAAGAATATTTCTGAACCGGTGTGGATCGGACTTCGACAGAGTCGACTTTTTGGTTTCTGGATGTGGGTGAATGGACTTCACGTGGGACCCTGGACTAACTGGAAAGGAGGACGTCAGCCAGAACATCAGATCTCTCATCACTGTGACGTCATGGAGAAGGTGGACGGCACATTCAGGTGGACTGATAAAGACTGCAGATACAGGTTTAGAGTTGTATGTGAGATACGCTAA